Proteins from a single region of Gemmatirosa kalamazoonensis:
- a CDS encoding ATP-dependent Clp protease proteolytic subunit: protein MHVPYVIERSARGERTYDIFSRLLMDRIVFLGTPVNDDVANSIIAQLLFLESDAPGKEIQLYINSPGGVVSAGLAIYDAMQYLSSPVSTTVVGMAASMGCFLLTAGRKGRRAALPHARIMMHQPSGGAERGAAADIEIVAKEILHNRAKLYELLGKHTGQPLERIERDFERDRWFSAAEALRYGLIDTVLEGSGVLETVA, encoded by the coding sequence CTGCACGTGCCCTACGTGATCGAGCGCTCCGCCCGCGGCGAGCGCACGTACGACATCTTCTCGCGGCTGCTCATGGACCGCATCGTGTTCCTCGGCACGCCGGTGAACGACGACGTGGCGAACAGCATCATCGCGCAGCTGCTGTTCCTCGAGTCGGACGCGCCGGGCAAGGAGATCCAGCTCTACATCAACTCGCCCGGCGGCGTGGTGTCGGCAGGGCTCGCGATCTACGACGCGATGCAGTACCTGTCGTCGCCGGTGTCCACGACCGTCGTGGGGATGGCCGCGAGCATGGGGTGCTTCCTGCTCACCGCGGGCCGCAAGGGGCGCCGCGCCGCGCTGCCGCACGCGCGCATCATGATGCACCAGCCGAGCGGCGGCGCGGAGCGCGGCGCGGCGGCCGATATCGAGATCGTGGCGAAGGAGATCCTGCACAACCGCGCGAAGCTCTACGAGCTGCTCGGCAAGCACACCGGACAGCCGCTCGAGCGCATCGAGCGCGACTTCGAGCGCGACCGGTGGTTCTCGGCGGCGGAGGCGCTGCGGTACGGATTGATCGACACCGTGCTGGAGGGGAGTGGAGTCCTGGAGACTGTCGCGTGA
- a CDS encoding ADOP family duplicated permease: MFRRLFRLPATRQSLERDVDEEIRYHIDRRVDDLVRQGRTLDAARDTAEREYGDRAASRAELVRVDRRRFERTRRRGWWEAVRQDVRFAVRTLRARPGFTLAVALTFGLGLGANAAMFEVVDRLLLRPPAFLRDPSTVHRVYVRYRFQREEIVDRSLEYTRYLDFQRWTTRFSQSAAFAFRELALGDGADAQEMPVAAVSASFFRFYDARPTLGRFFTAREDTVPAGAPVAVLGHAFWRTRYGGRADVLGKTLRVGTVLCTIVGVAPDGFVGMTDERPPAVFIPITTFAGSIQSPETSRGYYTSYSWGWLQMLVRRKPGVTADAATADLTSAYERSWAAQRAQEPGLAPTAIARPTALAGPVSLERGPQASASARVATWLGGVAIAVLLVACANVANLLLARALARRREISMRLALGAGRRRVLGMLLSESLLLALLGGVVGVLAAQFGGAVLRALFLPAGTAGGALGDPRTLLVVAATAVLAGLTTGLMPALGARRNDLTTTLRAGDRGGTATRSRARTVLLVFQGALSVTLLVGAGLFVRSFHNVQSLRLGFDADPVLYVAPNLRGATLSKEERTALGARLLEAARTMPGVEAAALGASVPLSDTWGQSFTVPGVDSVSRFGRFTVQASTGDYFRTMGTRLLRGRPITDDDRADTPPVAVVSEGMASTLWPGRDAIGQCIKIRDGAKDPPCTTVVGIVENIKQTGLGDDQRQQYYLARPQARNGQRPLVFVRMRDGDARHHAESLRRRLQALMPGAGYVTVTPMRDVVDPRMQSWRLGATLFAAFGALALLVAAVGLYAVIAYDVARQTRDIGVRLALGARAGAVLRLVLGAGLRLAASGLAIGGVIALVGARRMAPLLFGESPNDPLVYGAVGAVLLAVAVVACAIPAARAARVDPSVTLRAE, translated from the coding sequence ATGTTTCGCCGCCTCTTCCGGCTCCCCGCCACCCGCCAGTCGCTCGAGCGCGACGTCGACGAGGAGATCCGCTACCACATCGACCGCCGAGTGGACGACCTCGTGCGGCAGGGGCGCACGCTCGACGCCGCGCGCGACACGGCCGAGCGCGAGTACGGCGACCGCGCCGCGAGTCGCGCGGAGCTCGTGCGCGTCGACCGCCGCCGCTTCGAGCGCACGCGACGCCGCGGCTGGTGGGAGGCGGTGCGGCAGGACGTGCGATTCGCCGTGCGCACGCTGCGCGCGCGTCCGGGTTTCACGCTCGCCGTCGCGCTCACGTTCGGGCTGGGCCTCGGCGCGAACGCGGCGATGTTCGAGGTCGTCGACCGCCTGCTGCTCCGTCCGCCGGCGTTCCTGCGCGATCCGTCGACCGTGCATCGCGTCTACGTCAGGTACCGCTTCCAGCGCGAGGAGATCGTCGACCGCTCGCTGGAGTACACGCGCTACCTCGACTTCCAGCGGTGGACGACGCGCTTCTCGCAGTCCGCCGCGTTCGCGTTCCGCGAGCTCGCGTTAGGCGACGGCGCCGACGCGCAGGAGATGCCGGTCGCCGCGGTGAGCGCGTCGTTCTTTCGCTTCTACGACGCGCGTCCCACGCTCGGCCGCTTCTTCACGGCGCGCGAGGACACCGTTCCCGCGGGCGCGCCGGTGGCGGTGCTCGGCCACGCGTTCTGGCGCACGCGGTACGGCGGCCGCGCCGACGTGCTCGGGAAGACGCTGCGGGTCGGCACGGTGCTGTGCACCATCGTCGGCGTGGCGCCCGACGGATTCGTCGGCATGACCGACGAGAGGCCGCCGGCGGTGTTCATACCGATCACGACGTTCGCCGGGTCGATCCAGAGCCCCGAGACGTCGCGCGGCTACTACACGAGCTACAGCTGGGGGTGGCTCCAGATGCTCGTGCGGCGCAAGCCGGGCGTGACGGCGGACGCGGCCACCGCGGATCTCACCAGCGCGTACGAGCGGAGCTGGGCCGCCCAACGCGCGCAGGAGCCGGGGCTCGCGCCGACGGCGATCGCGCGGCCGACGGCGCTCGCCGGGCCCGTGTCGCTCGAGCGGGGGCCGCAGGCGAGCGCCTCGGCGCGTGTCGCGACGTGGCTCGGCGGCGTCGCGATCGCCGTGCTGCTCGTGGCGTGCGCGAACGTCGCGAACCTGCTGCTCGCCCGCGCGCTCGCGCGGCGGCGCGAGATCTCGATGCGCCTCGCGTTAGGCGCCGGGCGCCGGCGCGTGCTCGGCATGCTGCTCAGCGAGAGCCTGCTGCTCGCGCTGCTCGGCGGCGTGGTGGGCGTGCTCGCGGCGCAATTCGGCGGCGCGGTGCTGCGCGCGCTGTTCCTGCCGGCAGGCACCGCGGGCGGCGCGCTCGGCGACCCGCGCACGCTGCTCGTCGTCGCCGCGACGGCGGTTCTCGCGGGCCTCACCACGGGGCTCATGCCGGCTCTCGGCGCGCGACGCAACGACCTCACGACGACGCTCCGCGCCGGCGACCGGGGCGGCACGGCGACGCGCTCGCGGGCGCGCACGGTGCTGCTCGTGTTCCAGGGCGCGCTGTCGGTCACGCTGCTCGTCGGCGCGGGGCTGTTCGTGCGGAGCTTCCACAACGTCCAGTCGCTCCGCCTCGGCTTCGACGCCGATCCCGTGCTGTACGTCGCGCCGAACCTGCGCGGCGCCACGCTGTCGAAGGAGGAGCGCACCGCGCTCGGCGCGCGGCTGCTCGAGGCGGCGCGCACGATGCCCGGCGTGGAGGCCGCGGCGCTCGGCGCGAGCGTGCCGCTGTCCGACACGTGGGGGCAGAGCTTCACCGTGCCGGGGGTCGACTCGGTGAGCCGGTTCGGGCGCTTCACGGTGCAGGCCTCCACCGGCGACTACTTCCGCACGATGGGCACGCGTCTCCTGCGCGGCCGGCCGATCACCGACGACGACCGCGCCGACACGCCGCCCGTCGCCGTGGTGAGCGAGGGGATGGCGAGCACGCTGTGGCCCGGGCGCGACGCCATCGGGCAGTGCATCAAGATCCGCGACGGGGCCAAGGACCCACCGTGCACGACCGTCGTCGGCATCGTGGAGAACATCAAGCAGACGGGGCTCGGCGACGACCAGCGGCAGCAGTACTACCTCGCACGCCCGCAGGCCCGCAACGGGCAGCGCCCGCTCGTGTTCGTGCGCATGCGCGACGGCGACGCGCGGCATCACGCGGAGTCGCTGCGTCGGCGGCTGCAGGCGCTGATGCCCGGCGCGGGCTACGTGACGGTGACGCCGATGCGCGACGTCGTCGACCCGCGCATGCAGTCGTGGCGGCTCGGCGCGACGCTGTTCGCCGCGTTCGGCGCGCTCGCGCTGCTCGTCGCGGCGGTGGGCCTCTACGCGGTGATCGCCTACGACGTCGCCCGGCAGACGCGCGACATCGGCGTGCGGCTCGCGCTCGGCGCGCGCGCGGGTGCGGTGCTGCGCCTCGTGTTGGGGGCCGGCCTCCGCCTCGCGGCATCGGGCCTCGCGATCGGCGGCGTCATCGCGCTCGTCGGCGCGCGTCGCATGGCGCCGCTCCTGTTCGGGGAGTCGCCGAACGACCCGCTCGTCTACGGCGCGGTGGGCGCGGTGCTGCTCGCGGTGGCCGTCGTGGCGTGCGCGATCCCCGCGGCGCGCGCGGCGCGCGTGGACCCGAGCGTGACGCTGCGCGCGGAGTGA
- a CDS encoding PadR family transcriptional regulator — MAPADDLGLLLGTLDLLVLKTLSWGPRHGYAIARWIRDTSDEAIAVEDRALYLALHRLEDRGWVRSDWGLSENNRRAKYYTLTAGGRAQLRAKVSHWDRYAAAVFKIVHAVDAGG, encoded by the coding sequence ATGGCGCCCGCCGACGATCTCGGCCTGCTGCTCGGCACGCTCGACCTGCTCGTCCTGAAGACCCTCTCGTGGGGGCCGCGCCACGGCTACGCCATCGCGCGCTGGATCCGCGACACGTCCGACGAGGCCATCGCCGTCGAGGATCGCGCGCTGTATCTCGCGCTCCACCGCCTCGAGGATCGCGGCTGGGTGCGCAGCGACTGGGGGCTCTCCGAGAACAACCGCCGAGCGAAGTACTACACGCTCACCGCCGGCGGCCGCGCGCAGCTGCGGGCCAAGGTCTCGCACTGGGACCGCTACGCCGCCGCCGTCTTCAAGATCGTTCACGCCGTCGACGCGGGAGGTTGA